AGGTGGCACTGTGCAGGGTCGGTACAAGCAGCCCCAGCGCCACTCCTGCCAAAAGGACCAGTGGCTCGTGCCACCTCAGGCTGTAGCCCGTCACATCACTGACACGTCCCGCTGACACTGCCGCTCCCACCTCCTCACACGCGCCCTGCGTCACCTTCATCAGACACCAGACACGGGCCCGGGCCGCTCATTGAAGCCACCGCGGAGGGAGACACGGCCCGAATACTCCGCGATGAACCCGCCACCGCCTGCCAGGCTGATCCCGTCTGGCCTCAAGCTCCCGCTCGCTCGCGCAGCCGCACGGGCCACCGGCGCGAGGACGCCTGGTGACGGCTCGCATCCTCGGGGACGCCATCGTGTTGCGGCGGGCGCGGAGGCGTTCGAAAACGCACGGTCCGCACACGCCATCGAGAAGGTCCGTACGGGAAGACGTAACGACCCGGAAGCGGCGGATACGGCCGTCGAGTTCGGGCCGCACGTCACCGTGATGGTGCTGGGCTCCACCCCCGCGGACCTGGCTGCCGCCCGGGCAGCCCCGGACGAAAGACGCCGCCGCCGAGAGAAGGTGCCCGGGGATGTCGATCCAGGCAGGCTCTGTTCGACGCAGGGATGAGAGAGCGACATCGATACGAGAGGTGAAGGCCATGCCCAAGGTCCGCGTACACAACGTGACGATCTCCCTCGACGGCTTCGCGGCCGGCGCGAACCAGCGGCTGGACGCCCCGTTCGGCGACGGCGTCGGCTGGGGTGACGACCTGCACAGCTGGTTCGTCTCCGCGGCGGAGGATTCCGCCGCGGGAAAGAGCGGAATCGATGTCGACTACTTCATCCGCGGCGATCGGAACATCGGCGCCACGATCATGGGGCGGAACATGTTCGGGCCGCAGCGCGGGCCGTGGGAGGACGAGTCCTGGAAGGGCTGGTGGGGCGACAACCCGGCCTACCACCACGACGTTTTCGTGCACACCCACCATCTGCGCCCGACGCTGGAGATGGTCGGCGGAACGGCCTTCCACTTCACCGACGAACCGCTCGAGACGGTCCTCCAGCGCGCGTTCGACGCCGCGGGCGGCAAGGACGTCCGGATCGGCGGCGGCGCCGCGGTCATCCAGCAATATCTGCGCGCCGGGTTGATCGACGAACTCCACCTGGCGATCGCGCCGATGCTCGTCGGGCACGGGGAGCGACTGTTCGACAATCTGGGTGACGGGATCGACGGCTACAGGGTGTCCGAACTGGTCGGCTCGCCGACCGTCACGCACGCGGTGCTGGTCCGCCGCTGACGCACGGGGGGGGCAGGGATCACCGGTCAGGAAGGCATCGCGGCCGTCGAAGACAGACCGGCCGAACCCGGCGCGTCGCGAACTCCCTCCGGACGCGCATCAGGGCGAGTCGACGGCCGGGAGGCCGTGCCGACTGCGCTCGTCGACTCAAGTGCGTGCGGTGGCCGGCAGGACCGCCGCTCGGGCCCGCCCGTAAAGGCCCCGACGGTGAAACCGTCGGGGCCTCGCGAAGAACCGCGAGTCGATCTGCTCAGTCGGTGCCCGATTCCATGGCGGCACGGTCGAGCATCTCCTCATCGCCCGAGACCTCGCCACGGGAGGCGATGGCCTGGGAACCGCCCTGCGACATGGCGCCGATCAGCCCGGTCGAGGCCGCCTGGGCCGCACCGACGAGCGCGGCCTGGTCGGTGCCGACCATACCCATGCCCGCGTACTGCTCAAGCCGGGCACGCGAGTCGGCGATGTCGAGGTTGCGCATGGTGAGCTGGCCGATCCGGTCCA
The window above is part of the Streptomyces sp. NBC_01428 genome. Proteins encoded here:
- a CDS encoding dihydrofolate reductase family protein codes for the protein MPKVRVHNVTISLDGFAAGANQRLDAPFGDGVGWGDDLHSWFVSAAEDSAAGKSGIDVDYFIRGDRNIGATIMGRNMFGPQRGPWEDESWKGWWGDNPAYHHDVFVHTHHLRPTLEMVGGTAFHFTDEPLETVLQRAFDAAGGKDVRIGGGAAVIQQYLRAGLIDELHLAIAPMLVGHGERLFDNLGDGIDGYRVSELVGSPTVTHAVLVRR